In Pseudomonadota bacterium, one DNA window encodes the following:
- a CDS encoding ABC transporter ATP-binding protein yields the protein MSQPQNAIEAKALRKVYRRRGSETVALHDLDLKIPRGSFFGLLGPNGAGKSTFINILAGLTNKTSGDVTVWGFDLVRETRGARISIGVVPQELVLDPYFTAREALEAQAGYFGLRHHERRTAEILDTVGLTAQAETYPRALSGGMRRRLMVAKALVHSPPVVILDEPTAGVDVELRQQLWSHLRELNARGTTVVLTTHYLEEAEALCDTIAIIDKGKLIACEPTASLIERVDVKELVIMSAEDMSEIPAGLEGFETELRSPRRLAVRYMRSKTEIGQLLDVVRQAGVTIRDLSTDEPDLEDVFLHLTGSGRATPQDPGDSDQGSHGGGPRAQGIPGRRGPPGEDPSRPGGL from the coding sequence ATGAGCCAACCGCAAAACGCGATCGAGGCAAAAGCCTTGCGCAAAGTCTATCGTCGGCGCGGCAGCGAAACGGTCGCGCTCCACGATCTTGACCTCAAAATTCCACGCGGCTCGTTTTTCGGCCTGCTCGGCCCCAACGGGGCTGGAAAATCCACCTTTATCAACATTCTCGCCGGGCTTACGAATAAGACGTCGGGCGATGTTACGGTGTGGGGCTTTGATCTTGTGCGCGAAACACGCGGCGCGAGGATTTCCATCGGCGTGGTGCCGCAGGAGCTTGTCCTCGATCCATATTTCACGGCACGCGAGGCTCTCGAAGCGCAAGCCGGCTATTTTGGCCTTCGTCATCACGAACGCCGCACCGCTGAGATTCTGGATACCGTTGGCTTGACGGCGCAGGCCGAGACCTACCCGCGCGCCCTCTCAGGCGGCATGCGCCGGCGCTTGATGGTGGCCAAAGCGCTGGTCCATTCGCCGCCGGTCGTCATCCTCGACGAACCCACGGCGGGCGTCGATGTGGAGCTGCGCCAACAGCTATGGTCGCATCTGAGAGAACTCAACGCGCGCGGCACAACGGTTGTCCTGACCACGCATTATCTCGAAGAGGCCGAGGCGCTGTGCGACACCATCGCTATCATCGACAAGGGCAAACTGATCGCTTGCGAGCCGACCGCCAGCCTTATTGAGCGCGTGGACGTCAAGGAACTGGTGATCATGAGCGCCGAGGATATGAGCGAAATTCCCGCCGGATTGGAAGGCTTCGAGACGGAGTTGCGCAGTCCCCGCCGCCTCGCCGTGCGCTACATGCGGAGCAAGACGGAAATTGGCCAATTGCTCGATGTGGTGCGCCAGGCCGGAGTGACGATCCGCGATCTTTCCACCGACGAGCCCGATCTGGAGGATGTTTTCCTGCATCTCACGGGATCCGGACGGGCCACGCCGCAGGACCCTGGCGATAGCGACCAGGGCAGCCATGGCGGCGGGCCCCGGGCGCAAGGCATTCCCGGCCGCCGAGGCCCGCCCGGCGAAGACCCTTCCCGCCCCGGCGGACTTTAG
- a CDS encoding FAD-dependent oxidoreductase produces MRKPLTELQGAKFDVAVIGAGVNGASAAQHLAAAGFRTRLVEQNDFASGSSSRSSRLLHCGLRYLAPGSSPWEFAFHPRRLMKALGMARQAMMARSQMVRETSERVRPMTFSYPIYKETPYAPWQIDAAFRILKALGPNDVPLDYHRLSRAEARRQPLLEWLRDIDALKGIAQFREYRFDWPERIALDAILDAVRLGAEVRNHTALTGLEREAGGDWRLTLSDKLADGAAGEVTVTARAIVNTAGIWIDRVNHMASANTGRRITGTKGIHCMFRLPPECADQGIASMNRDNEPIYCVPWRGLHYVGPTETLYDGDIDDIRPEEDEIEWLLGEANHLLPGAEFKRANLLFAWAGVRPLTYDPAQPKGARSRELHDLSSDGLDNMFALTAGPIMTHRSAGELLTQRVAKRVRPSGTPGVLSFAAGKFPENTNSPAIDDEWPEASFADLRHAAAHEMPADLIDLLFRRSGNGWTASMAAPMAEAAAREVAAEMGWDEARIEAEAAAYRAHVAHNHLWHGASD; encoded by the coding sequence ATGCGAAAGCCGCTAACCGAATTGCAAGGGGCGAAATTCGACGTTGCAGTGATCGGCGCCGGCGTCAACGGCGCGAGCGCGGCCCAGCATCTGGCAGCGGCGGGCTTCCGCACGCGGTTGGTAGAACAGAATGATTTCGCCTCGGGCTCGTCCAGCCGCTCGAGCCGCTTGCTGCATTGTGGTCTGCGCTATCTCGCGCCGGGCTCCTCGCCTTGGGAATTCGCCTTTCACCCGCGCCGCCTGATGAAAGCGCTCGGCATGGCGCGCCAAGCGATGATGGCGCGCAGCCAGATGGTGCGCGAAACCTCCGAGCGCGTGCGTCCCATGACATTTTCTTACCCGATTTACAAAGAGACGCCCTACGCGCCGTGGCAGATCGACGCCGCTTTTCGAATTCTAAAGGCGTTGGGGCCAAACGACGTGCCGCTTGATTACCACCGGCTCAGCCGCGCCGAGGCGCGTCGGCAGCCGCTACTTGAATGGCTGCGCGATATCGATGCGCTGAAAGGCATCGCCCAATTCCGCGAATATCGTTTTGACTGGCCTGAGCGCATCGCCCTGGATGCGATTCTCGATGCCGTTCGCCTTGGGGCAGAGGTGCGCAACCATACGGCGCTCACCGGGTTGGAGCGCGAGGCCGGCGGCGACTGGCGCCTGACCTTGTCAGATAAATTGGCGGACGGCGCGGCGGGTGAAGTCACGGTGACGGCGCGCGCAATCGTGAATACGGCGGGTATCTGGATAGACCGGGTGAATCACATGGCGTCCGCCAATACGGGGCGGCGCATCACCGGCACCAAGGGTATTCATTGCATGTTCCGTCTGCCGCCCGAATGTGCGGATCAGGGCATCGCCAGCATGAACCGGGACAATGAGCCAATTTACTGCGTGCCGTGGCGCGGCCTGCATTATGTCGGCCCGACGGAAACTTTATACGACGGCGACATCGACGATATCCGCCCCGAAGAAGATGAAATCGAATGGCTGCTCGGCGAAGCCAATCACTTGCTGCCGGGCGCGGAGTTTAAGCGCGCGAATTTACTTTTCGCCTGGGCCGGGGTGCGCCCGCTGACCTATGATCCGGCCCAGCCCAAAGGCGCGCGCAGCCGTGAACTACACGATCTTTCCAGCGACGGCCTCGACAATATGTTCGCCCTGACCGCCGGGCCGATCATGACGCATCGCTCGGCTGGAGAGCTTTTGACTCAGCGTGTCGCAAAGAGGGTGCGGCCGTCAGGCACACCCGGCGTACTCAGCTTCGCCGCCGGCAAATTTCCCGAAAATACCAACTCGCCCGCCATCGACGACGAATGGCCCGAAGCCAGCTTCGCTGATCTCCGCCACGCCGCAGCGCATGAAATGCCGGCCGATCTTATCGATCTTTTATTCCGCCGCAGCGGCAATGGCTGGACCGCTTCGATGGCGGCACCGATGGCCGAGGCTGCTGCGCGCGAAGTGGCGGCGGAAATGGGCTGGGACGAGGCGCGCATCGAAGCCGAGGCGGCGGCCTACCGCGCCCATGTCGCGCACAATCATTTGTGGCACGGCGCTTCCGACTGA
- a CDS encoding zinc-finger domain-containing protein: protein MSTAIEAPETVESDKTEVSCNGGGDLGHPRVYLNMGNQGEVECPYCDRKFVLRGGKKPV, encoded by the coding sequence ATGAGCACAGCAATCGAAGCGCCGGAAACGGTCGAAAGTGACAAAACTGAAGTCAGTTGTAATGGTGGCGGCGATCTCGGCCATCCCCGAGTTTATCTCAATATGGGCAATCAGGGCGAAGTCGAATGCCCCTATTGTGACCGAAAATTTGTGCTTCGCGGCGGCAAGAAGCCGGTTTAA
- the polA gene encoding DNA polymerase I, giving the protein MNAKQEDASDEASVNARAGGDHIVLIDGSGFIFRAFHGLPPLTRPDGTPVNAVLGFTNMLWKVLRDSEASYFAVIFDTARKTFRSDIYPEYKAHRPPPPDELIPQFDLVREATRAFNVPSLEMRGYEADDLIATYTRLACEAGMRVTIVSSDKDLMQLVLDHQVVLLDHFKNREIGADGVREKFGVGPNKVIDVQALAGDSSDNVPGVPGIGVKTAAELINEYGDLDTLLARAGEIKQPKRRQNLLDFADQARISRQLVTLDQDVPDLEPLANLGRRDVEPDVLMAFLKEQGFTAAITRIGSQLGLSGGAAEKKPMPPTESDYSLVQSIDALQTWIDRARDAGTVAFDTETTSLDAGRADLVGFSLSIQAGEACYVPLAHRAPDLLADANTMTQIPLAEALAALKPLLEDPAVLKIGQNIKYDMRIMARHGMAIAPIDDSMLLSYVLDGGLHGHGMDELSKLHLDHAPIPFKEVAGTGKNKITFDQVPLANACDYAAEDADITLRLHQLLKPRLVQEHMVTVYERLERPLAPVLARMESAGIKVERAALARLSEDFAQRIAVLEEEIHRLAGRTFAIGSPKQLGEILFEEMSLQGGKKGKSGAYATGADVLDGLVAQGHDFPARVLDWRQLSKLKSTYTDALLQHINPDTGRVHTSYSMTGASTGRLSSNDPNLQNIPVRTEEGRNIRRAFVAEKGHLLLSADYSQIELRILAHIAGVDTLKQAFHEGVDIHALTASQVFGVPLEGMDPMVRRSAKAINFGIVYGISPFGLARQLGIAQGEAKAYIEAYFERYPGIKDYMERTKKEAHEAGYVTTLFGRRCNLPGINEKNPAHRGFSERAAINAPIQGTAADIIKRAMIVMEQALTEAGLKARMLLQVHDELIFEVPNDEIDATAEVARRVMSGAAHLDVPLIVDTGAADNWAEAH; this is encoded by the coding sequence ATGAACGCGAAACAGGAAGACGCTTCAGACGAGGCAAGCGTAAACGCTCGCGCAGGCGGCGACCATATCGTCTTGATCGATGGTTCGGGCTTTATATTCCGCGCCTTTCACGGCCTGCCGCCGCTCACCCGCCCCGACGGCACACCGGTCAATGCCGTGCTTGGTTTCACCAATATGCTGTGGAAGGTACTGCGCGACAGCGAGGCGTCATACTTCGCCGTCATTTTCGATACCGCGCGCAAGACGTTCCGCAGCGATATCTACCCGGAATACAAAGCACATCGGCCGCCGCCACCGGATGAGTTGATCCCGCAGTTCGATCTCGTGCGCGAAGCCACGCGCGCGTTCAACGTGCCATCGCTGGAAATGCGCGGCTATGAGGCCGACGATTTGATCGCCACCTATACCCGGCTCGCGTGCGAAGCCGGCATGCGGGTCACCATCGTCTCGTCAGACAAGGATTTGATGCAGTTGGTCTTGGATCACCAGGTGGTGCTGCTCGACCATTTCAAAAACCGCGAGATCGGCGCCGACGGCGTGCGCGAAAAATTCGGCGTCGGCCCCAACAAGGTCATCGACGTGCAAGCGTTGGCCGGCGATTCCTCGGACAATGTACCCGGTGTGCCCGGCATCGGCGTCAAGACCGCGGCGGAGCTGATCAATGAATATGGCGATCTGGATACGCTGCTGGCGCGCGCCGGGGAAATCAAACAGCCCAAACGGCGGCAGAATTTGCTCGATTTTGCCGACCAAGCGCGAATCTCGCGCCAGTTGGTAACGCTCGATCAGGACGTACCGGATTTGGAGCCGCTCGCGAACCTAGGCAGGCGTGATGTCGAGCCCGACGTCTTGATGGCATTTTTGAAGGAACAGGGCTTCACCGCCGCCATCACGCGCATCGGCAGCCAACTCGGCCTGAGCGGCGGCGCGGCGGAAAAAAAGCCGATGCCGCCGACGGAAAGTGATTACAGCCTGGTGCAGTCAATCGACGCGCTTCAGACCTGGATCGACCGTGCGCGCGACGCCGGCACGGTAGCGTTCGATACCGAAACCACGTCGCTTGATGCCGGGCGCGCCGATCTGGTCGGATTTTCGCTCTCCATCCAGGCGGGCGAGGCGTGTTATGTGCCACTCGCCCACCGCGCGCCCGACCTGCTGGCGGACGCCAATACCATGACCCAGATTCCCCTGGCCGAAGCGCTTGCCGCGCTAAAGCCGCTGCTTGAAGACCCCGCTGTTCTTAAGATCGGCCAGAACATTAAATATGACATGCGCATCATGGCGCGCCACGGCATGGCGATCGCGCCGATCGACGATTCCATGCTGCTCTCCTACGTCCTCGATGGCGGCCTGCACGGCCATGGCATGGACGAGCTGTCGAAGCTTCATCTCGACCACGCGCCAATTCCTTTCAAAGAGGTTGCTGGCACCGGTAAGAACAAGATCACCTTCGATCAGGTGCCGCTCGCAAACGCCTGCGATTATGCCGCCGAGGACGCGGATATCACGCTTCGCCTGCATCAGTTGCTGAAGCCGCGCCTCGTACAAGAGCATATGGTGACCGTCTATGAGCGCTTGGAACGCCCGCTGGCACCGGTCCTGGCGCGCATGGAGAGCGCTGGAATTAAGGTAGAGCGGGCGGCGCTGGCTCGCCTGTCGGAGGATTTTGCCCAGCGCATCGCCGTGTTGGAGGAGGAAATTCATCGTCTCGCCGGGCGGACATTTGCCATCGGCTCACCCAAGCAGCTGGGCGAAATCCTGTTCGAGGAAATGAGTCTGCAGGGCGGTAAGAAGGGAAAATCGGGCGCCTACGCGACCGGCGCCGACGTGCTCGATGGCCTGGTCGCGCAAGGTCATGATTTCCCAGCCCGCGTGCTCGATTGGCGGCAGCTCAGCAAACTCAAGAGCACCTACACGGATGCGCTGCTGCAACATATCAATCCCGATACCGGGCGCGTTCACACCTCCTATTCAATGACTGGCGCGAGCACTGGGCGGCTCTCTTCGAACGACCCTAATTTGCAGAACATCCCGGTGCGCACGGAAGAAGGTCGCAACATCCGCCGCGCCTTCGTCGCCGAAAAGGGCCATCTGCTATTGAGCGCCGATTATTCGCAGATCGAGCTCCGCATCCTCGCCCATATCGCCGGCGTCGATACGCTGAAGCAGGCGTTTCACGAGGGTGTCGACATCCACGCGTTGACCGCCAGTCAGGTCTTTGGCGTGCCGCTCGAAGGCATGGACCCGATGGTTCGGCGCTCCGCCAAAGCGATCAATTTCGGCATCGTTTACGGCATTAGCCCGTTCGGACTCGCACGCCAGCTCGGCATCGCACAGGGTGAGGCCAAAGCCTATATCGAGGCATATTTCGAACGCTATCCCGGTATCAAAGATTATATGGAGCGCACCAAGAAGGAGGCGCACGAGGCGGGCTACGTCACGACGCTGTTTGGCCGCCGTTGCAACCTGCCTGGCATCAACGAAAAGAACCCGGCACATCGCGGCTTTTCCGAGCGCGCCGCCATCAACGCACCGATTCAGGGCACTGCCGCCGATATCATCAAGCGCGCGATGATCGTCATGGAGCAGGCGCTGACCGAAGCCGGGCTCAAGGCGCGCATGCTGCTACAAGTGCATGACGAGCTGATCTTCGAGGTACCCAACGACGAAATCGACGCCACCGCAGAGGTGGCGCGGCGCGTGATGTCCGGTGCCGCGCATCTCGACGTGCCGCTCATTGTCGACACCGGCGCCGCCGACAATTGGGCCGAAGCGCACTAG
- a CDS encoding MFS transporter — MSASLPPGNTAPSHSRFADACVLAATVSGSSLAIIDATAVNVALPAIQQGFDADITALQWVVESYALLLGALILVGGVLGDHLGRKRLFAIGVLIFAAASAWCGLAEDMGQLIIARAVQGVGAALVVPGSLALLSAHFPEARRGRAIGQWASFTTLAIALGPLLGGVLVDIASWRWVFFINLPISAFLLAVLYAGVPESRDESAARKLDLIGAGLITLGLGGIVYGLLESSRLGFAAGAVWGSMVAGAVLILLFIYRQKTASFPMLPLALFRSRAFSGANIMTFLLYGAMSGSLFFLPFNLMQVQGWSATEAGAALLPLILAIAIFSLGAQRLVARFGQRLPLAVGGAIAAFGFALLALPGSDSGYWSGFFPGLAVVGLGLGIAVAPLTIVVMAAVPANRAGLASGVNNSASRVAMLIAVAVFGVVMFEIFSGHLEAALKSVALDDASRALIGTRMPELAGLQTPPALAADLAAQLRSAIDDSFVAGFRAVALISAAIALLSAVVAALTIPSQAIKQ; from the coding sequence TTGAGCGCGTCTCTTCCGCCCGGGAACACCGCGCCGTCCCATAGCCGCTTCGCCGACGCCTGCGTTCTTGCGGCGACGGTCAGCGGCTCCAGCCTCGCCATCATCGACGCCACCGCGGTCAATGTCGCGCTGCCCGCCATCCAACAGGGCTTCGATGCCGATATCACCGCCCTGCAATGGGTCGTCGAATCCTATGCGCTGCTGCTTGGCGCTCTCATTCTTGTCGGCGGCGTGCTCGGCGATCATCTCGGGCGCAAACGGTTGTTCGCCATTGGCGTCCTCATCTTTGCCGCTGCCTCGGCCTGGTGCGGCCTGGCCGAGGACATGGGGCAACTGATCATCGCCCGCGCCGTCCAGGGCGTCGGCGCGGCCCTGGTCGTGCCCGGTAGCTTGGCGCTTCTCAGCGCACATTTCCCGGAAGCGCGGCGCGGCCGCGCCATCGGACAATGGGCCTCGTTTACCACCTTGGCGATCGCGCTCGGGCCGCTGTTGGGCGGCGTGTTGGTCGATATCGCATCGTGGCGCTGGGTGTTTTTCATCAATTTGCCGATTTCCGCCTTCCTACTAGCGGTGCTTTATGCCGGCGTTCCCGAAAGTCGCGACGAAAGTGCAGCGCGCAAGCTCGACCTGATCGGCGCTGGACTCATTACCCTCGGCCTCGGCGGCATTGTGTATGGATTGCTTGAATCTTCACGTCTCGGCTTCGCCGCTGGCGCCGTCTGGGGGTCGATGGTGGCGGGGGCGGTGCTCATCCTCCTTTTTATCTACCGGCAAAAAACCGCGTCATTTCCAATGCTGCCTCTGGCATTGTTTCGGTCGCGCGCCTTTTCCGGCGCCAACATCATGACCTTCCTGCTTTATGGCGCCATGAGCGGCAGCCTGTTTTTTCTGCCTTTCAACCTGATGCAGGTGCAGGGATGGAGTGCAACCGAGGCCGGCGCGGCACTGCTGCCATTGATCCTGGCCATTGCCATATTCTCGCTCGGTGCGCAGCGGCTGGTTGCCCGCTTCGGCCAGCGCTTGCCCTTGGCTGTCGGCGGCGCCATTGCCGCGTTCGGATTTGCGCTGCTCGCCTTACCCGGCAGCGACAGCGGCTATTGGTCCGGTTTTTTTCCCGGCCTTGCGGTGGTTGGATTGGGGCTCGGTATCGCGGTTGCGCCATTGACCATCGTCGTTATGGCGGCGGTACCGGCGAACCGCGCCGGCCTCGCCTCAGGCGTCAACAACAGCGCCTCACGGGTGGCCATGCTTATCGCTGTAGCAGTCTTCGGCGTGGTCATGTTTGAAATATTTTCCGGGCATCTTGAGGCCGCGCTGAAATCCGTAGCTCTGGATGACGCAAGCCGAGCCCTGATCGGCACGCGGATGCCCGAATTGGCGGGACTGCAAACGCCGCCGGCGCTTGCTGCGGATTTGGCAGCCCAGTTGCGCAGCGCCATCGATGATTCCTTCGTCGCCGGATTTCGCGCCGTCGCATTGATTTCCGCCGCGATCGCTCTGTTGAGCGCCGTGGTCGCCGCTTTGACGATACCGTCGCAAGCTATAAAGCAGTAA
- a CDS encoding MFS transporter yields MPPSQTAPPPLNMAVRLAVFYGGYFLVGGVLFPFWPLLLEARGLPAGQIGLVLALALWLRAAAGPVVAWQADRSGAPKKTLIACAAAALAVMPAFYWAAGFWPLLLATFAFFFAYSSVAPLAETISLRTVSAEQGYGRVRLWGSVSFVVAAIAGGFLLDARGGLPASTIVTLLLVTLAILLVASLALPRASAAGVARGLAPLKTLLSSKPFVLFILATAMIHAAHGVYYGFSTIHWTSQGYSHLTVGLLWGESVVAEILLFAFGAPVVRRLGPIGLIAVAAGFGALRWAVLALTTELWIVALVQLLHAASFGAMHLGAMLFITRAVPDVYANSAQGLLGGLTYGAGLGVGMLLAGWLYGIIGADAYWANSALSALAVLVTLWLAVVWRGKVIEARV; encoded by the coding sequence ATGCCGCCCTCCCAGACAGCCCCGCCGCCGCTCAATATGGCCGTCCGCCTGGCCGTCTTTTATGGCGGTTATTTTCTCGTCGGTGGCGTGCTGTTTCCGTTTTGGCCGCTGCTCCTCGAAGCGCGTGGGCTGCCGGCTGGACAGATCGGCTTGGTGCTGGCGCTGGCGCTATGGTTGCGCGCCGCCGCCGGACCTGTCGTCGCCTGGCAGGCCGACCGCTCGGGCGCACCGAAGAAGACGCTTATCGCCTGCGCGGCCGCAGCCTTGGCGGTGATGCCCGCGTTCTACTGGGCGGCCGGATTTTGGCCGCTGTTGCTCGCCACGTTCGCCTTTTTCTTCGCCTATTCGAGCGTCGCGCCGTTGGCGGAGACGATCTCGCTCCGCACCGTCTCGGCGGAGCAAGGTTATGGCCGCGTGCGCCTCTGGGGATCGGTCTCGTTCGTGGTTGCGGCCATTGCCGGCGGCTTTTTACTTGATGCGCGCGGCGGCTTGCCGGCGTCGACCATCGTCACGCTATTGTTGGTCACGCTCGCGATTTTGCTCGTCGCCTCTCTTGCCCTGCCGCGCGCGTCGGCAGCAGGTGTGGCGCGCGGGCTAGCGCCGCTAAAAACCCTGCTTTCCAGCAAGCCTTTTGTGCTTTTTATTCTCGCCACCGCGATGATCCATGCGGCACACGGTGTCTATTACGGCTTTTCCACCATTCATTGGACATCCCAAGGCTACTCGCACCTAACAGTCGGCCTCCTATGGGGTGAGAGCGTGGTGGCTGAAATTCTGCTCTTCGCATTTGGCGCGCCGGTTGTGCGCCGGTTGGGACCAATCGGGCTGATCGCGGTGGCGGCGGGGTTTGGCGCATTGCGCTGGGCGGTGCTGGCGCTCACCACTGAGCTTTGGATCGTGGCGCTGGTGCAGCTTCTGCACGCGGCGAGCTTTGGTGCCATGCATTTGGGCGCCATGTTGTTCATCACCCGCGCCGTGCCGGACGTTTATGCCAATTCGGCGCAAGGGCTTTTGGGTGGGCTCACCTATGGCGCGGGTCTTGGCGTCGGAATGCTGCTGGCCGGGTGGCTATACGGAATTATCGGTGCTGACGCTTACTGGGCAAATTCAGCGCTTTCGGCCCTCGCGGTACTGGTGACGCTATGGCTGGCAGTGGTCTGGCGCGGCAAGGTGATTGAGGCACGCGTCTGA
- a CDS encoding MBL fold metallo-hydrolase — protein MATAIPFRRALEFSYGVSDTLSPLVRRVIANNPSPFTFHGTGTYIIGRGEVAVIDAGPDLDSHVDALLGALEGETVSHLLVTHTHRDHSPATRYLKAATGAKSYGFGPHGGGRMGDEVEEGGDHDFMPDVTLGDGDIIHGAGWTIEALHTPGHTSNHLCFALKEENTLFSGDHVMGWSTTVVSPPDGDMADYMASLERLGARPETLFWPTHGPAIEAPSEFIAALIAHRKVREVQISDCLQDGIARIPDMVRRMYADVDPVLYSAAARSVLAHLIHMVQTDRAVCAGAPTAASEFTPPAK, from the coding sequence ATGGCCACTGCCATACCCTTTCGCCGCGCACTGGAATTCAGCTATGGCGTCTCCGACACCTTGTCGCCTCTGGTCCGGCGCGTCATCGCAAATAATCCTAGCCCCTTTACCTTTCACGGCACCGGCACATACATCATCGGTCGCGGCGAAGTGGCGGTGATCGACGCCGGACCTGATTTGGATAGCCATGTCGACGCTCTGCTCGGCGCGCTTGAAGGTGAAACAGTGAGCCATTTGCTGGTGACCCATACCCATCGTGACCATTCACCGGCGACCCGTTATCTGAAGGCCGCAACCGGCGCCAAATCCTATGGCTTCGGTCCGCATGGCGGCGGACGCATGGGCGACGAAGTGGAGGAGGGCGGCGATCATGATTTCATGCCCGATGTCACGCTTGGCGACGGTGACATAATCCACGGCGCCGGCTGGACGATCGAGGCGCTGCATACGCCGGGCCATACCTCCAATCATCTCTGCTTCGCCTTGAAGGAAGAAAACACGTTGTTTTCCGGCGATCATGTGATGGGCTGGTCGACCACGGTGGTGTCGCCGCCGGATGGCGACATGGCGGATTACATGGCCTCGTTGGAGCGCCTTGGCGCCCGCCCGGAAACGTTGTTTTGGCCGACCCACGGCCCGGCGATCGAAGCACCCAGCGAATTCATCGCCGCCCTGATCGCCCATCGTAAAGTGCGCGAAGTGCAAATTTCAGATTGTCTGCAAGACGGCATCGCCCGCATACCCGACATGGTGCGCCGCATGTATGCAGACGTTGATCCGGTGCTCTACAGTGCCGCAGCACGCTCGGTGCTGGCCCATCTGATCCACATGGTACAAACAGACCGCGCCGTATGCGCCGGCGCGCCCACTGCCGCCAGCGAATTCACGCCGCCCGCCAAATAG